One stretch of Lemur catta isolate mLemCat1 chromosome 2, mLemCat1.pri, whole genome shotgun sequence DNA includes these proteins:
- the ASF1A gene encoding histone chaperone ASF1A, with amino-acid sequence MAKVQVNNVVVLDNPSPFYNPFQFEITFECIEDLSEDLEWKIIYVGSAESEEYDQVLDSVLVGPVPAGRHMFVFQADAPNPGLIPDADAVGVTVVLITCTYRGQEFIRVGYYVNNEYTETELRENPPVKPDFSKLQRNILASNPRVTRFHINWEDNTEKLEDTESSNPNLQSLLSTDALPSASKGWSTSENSLNVMLESHMDCM; translated from the exons atggCAAAGGTTCAGGTGAACAATGTAGTGGTGCTGGATAACCCTTCTCCTTTCTACAACCCGTTCCAGTTCGAGATCACCTTCGAGTGCATCGAGGACCTGTCTGAAG ACTTGGAGTGGAAAATTATCTATGTGGGCTCTGCAGAAAGTGAAGAATACGATCAAGTTTTAGATTCTGTTTTAGTGGGTCCTGTTCCTGCAGGAAGGCACATGTTTGTATTTCAG gCTGATGCCCCTAATCCAGGACTCATTCCAGATGCAGATGCAGTAGGTGTAACAGTTGTGCTAATTACTTGTACCTATCGAGGTCAAGAATTTATTAGAGTTGGCTATTATGTAAATAATGAATATACTGAAACAGAATTAAGAGAAAATCCACCAGTAAAACCAGACTTTTCTAAG CTTCAAAGGAACATTCTGGCATCTAATCCCAGGGTCACAAGATTCCACATTAATTGGGAAGATAACACAGAAAAACTGGAAGATACAGAGAGCAGTAATCCAAATCTACAGTCACTTCTTTCAACAGATGCATTACCTTCAGCGTCAAAGGGATGGTCCACATCAGAAAACTCACTAAATGTCATGTTAGAATCCCACATGGACTGCATGTGA